CCAGCCGTGGTCAGGTTAAGCTGGCCGACTTTGGACTGGCCAGGATCTACAGTTGCCACATGGCCCTTACCCCTGTGGtaggaacacagacacacacaaactggttGAGAATGGAAAGGGTCTCTATGTGCATTCACCATAATGCTTAATTATGCTTTACAGTTGGCATAAATATTCAGACACATTCAtacctctctcctactctcaACTGTCCCTCCATtgacatctctctcctccatgtctgcCCTAGGTGGTGACTCTGTGGTACAGGCCTCCTGAGGTCCTGCTCCAGTCCACCTACGCCACGCCGGTGGACATCTGGAGCACGGGTTGCATCTTTGCTGAGATGTTCCGACGCAAGTGAGTGGTCAGGGCCAGAGAAGGCTTATTTGACATACtgggacatttatttttaaataattttcTCTCTGTGATATAAATTGTATGGTATATTGTATGgtatatgttatgtatgtatgtaaatcTGATATTCTAAAAGATGCCCACTGGATTAATAGATTATATCCCACCCAGCAAGTTACCACATTGGAAACTGAGAAACCTAATTTGTTTCAGACTGTAGTGTGACCGAGCTCTCATTTCTATGATTATGCTCCCACCAGGTGGTCAAATCGAAGTATAGCAGTCTACTGCTGTGGCACTCCAATTAACTAGGACTCAGGGATTCTTCTCTTATCATTATGGCTCCACGCTAACGGCCAGGCCACACCAGTGTACACAGGGGAGGGTCAGCCCTGGCCCTGTAATCTCCCACAGACATGGCCGTAGGTCAGCACAATAAAATAAGACTAtatggggacagagagacagacggtacTGCTTGTCACAGCAGGGGAAGTTTGCCAACAGCACATTAACCCAAATCCAAACTTTCTCATGTAGACCGTTGTTCTCTGGAGACTCTGAAATGGACCAACTGGGAAAGATATTCAAGTGAGTATGGGCAGAAATGTCCACttgtgtatcccaaatggcaccctattccctatatagtgtactacttttgaccagggcctatgggGTGCATTTCGGGACTCAGTCCTTGCCACTTTGGATCAGTCTAACTTCTGTTAATTCTTTCTGAAACACTTGTCTGACTGGTTGGCTTGTTCCTTTCTGTCTGCCATTCCACAGTGTGATTGGCCTGCCACCCATGGAGGAGTGGCCTGCTGATGTCACCCTCTCACGACACAACTTCAGTCCTATCAGCCCCCGCCCAATCACAGACTACGTTCCTGAGATCAATGAGCAGGGGGCAGAGCTGCTTTTGGTGAAACTTTTGGTTTTCTAACCAGCTGTAGGGTGGATTCTGTTTGGTTAAAACAACTTTTTGGGAGCGTTGAAATGCTAAATGGTAAAATTGTATATGTGAATCCTGGCTAAAAGTGTATTTATTTACCCAGACCAACACCTGTAAAAGCTATGATAAAGATAGGACAACCCCTACTTTGAATTGCTACTTGAGTCACATTTGTAAACCTAGCCGTTCTGTTTGTTCCCACAGAAAATGCTAACCTTTGACCCTCTAAGAAGAATCTCTGCCCTAAACGCTCAAGAACATCCTTACTtccaggaggatgaggaggaagtgACAAATGGTTGAAATGCAGTGAATGACATCGAAGGATGGGACCGTGAGGAATGGTAACCCTGACTCCATTTTGGTGTATATTGTCATTCAGTGCATTTCAGGCCAGATCCCTGTTgtggttctttaaaaaaaaaaaaaaaactacagaaGCCAGTTGCACCTCTTGAGAATGTAGAGAAGTGGAGTTCAAGGACCAACATGGATATGAACCTGAAGAAGGATTGACTCCCCTCGCATTCCTCAAATGAATtatccagcctggtctcatagactagacgtaacataataAACTTAAAAAcgagacactcaaattagtatgatatattacgtTTGGTATTGTTACATAAGACCGGTGGTTATTTAAAATCTTGTCACTGACAACTtttgagctaattagcaacttttcaactccTTGCTActttgcatgttagctaacctttccACCTACCCTTCCCCAACtcttaaacttaaccctaacccctagccgaGCTAACATTAGCCACGTAGATAGAAttcttaacatatcatacattttgcaaattcgtaacattttatttgaagtCCACAAATTTAAttcataccatacgaaacgtgaCGCATCATATTAAACGGAGTGTCTCAgttttacgtacagaataatacgaaatgctcttgagaccaggttgcacacacacacacatacaacatggAATAACTG
This is a stretch of genomic DNA from Oncorhynchus clarkii lewisi isolate Uvic-CL-2024 chromosome 17, UVic_Ocla_1.0, whole genome shotgun sequence. It encodes these proteins:
- the LOC139371003 gene encoding cyclin-dependent kinase 4-like, whose protein sequence is MAQGSGVQYEPVAEIGGGAYGTVYKARDLESGQFVALKSVRVQTDQDGLPISTVREVALLKRLEQFDHPNVVKLMDVCATLRTDQETKVTLVFEHVDQDLKTYLEKAPAPGLPPSHIRDLMRQLLCGLSFLHSNRVVHRDLKPENILVTSRGQVKLADFGLARIYSCHMALTPVVVTLWYRPPEVLLQSTYATPVDIWSTGCIFAEMFRRKPLFSGDSEMDQLGKIFNVIGLPPMEEWPADVTLSRHNFSPISPRPITDYVPEINEQGAELLLKMLTFDPLRRISALNAQEHPYFQEDEEEVTNG